The proteins below are encoded in one region of Paraburkholderia phenazinium:
- a CDS encoding glycoside hydrolase family 28 protein, which translates to MAAHDKDDTPLPAPHNNAPASPGRRAFMAFAGVSAGATLLATGRAAVAADPMFPFPSGPGDQLPPQPGHPFASDPIWGPAGEATAVIRRLAYIRPEMFSRADFHVMSYGARTLPASALISSTAWPGGKIPWVTGGTEQTAHPTSDLQSPGSDVMVPCDYTGTQHDSCAAFNAAIMDANRAGGGRVVVPAGNWYCGGPIVLLSHVNFHLESGCTIYFSPNPADYAKSGPYRTANGNLYHTRWQANDCLNFGSPIYAFRQTNIALTADDNTCVLNGQAMTPIQLSNQPPTSCWWTYKGSSNTYGCAGSSTPSQAYANPNNVPLTSLPASQIKNPQANVSFTNQYGVTGSLMDLLTGTGWNQDQNYLPALSELRVPFEDRIFGNGHFLRPCMIEFIGCTNVLLQNYHTQNTPFWQHHPTDCMNVVIDGVFADSVGPNNDGFDPDACNYVLVQNVQFNTGDDCIAMKSGKYLDTEYGPMQNIVVQNCTMQSGHGGLTIGSELSAGVQNVYARNLTMQNENWASNPLNIALRFKTNMNRGGYIKNVWINGVTLPNGVNLAGKYGGGALGAAISKITGTGTTGLATNPSTGQGGLITFDCDYSPSGDAVRWTPSVISNINISNVNASDVSGAVSYSMPSGFVAGSNSCFQAIVMQGPEAVDYNGPLPVPTVSPISGVTISNCNLGSPVCTGAAPTTPSTSASAAPGPIFVSNVSGITLNNVVITGTTYNTTLSASAT; encoded by the coding sequence ATGGCAGCGCATGACAAAGACGATACTCCGCTCCCCGCACCCCACAACAACGCGCCCGCCTCGCCTGGCCGGCGCGCGTTTATGGCCTTTGCCGGAGTATCCGCAGGTGCAACCCTTCTCGCGACCGGCCGCGCAGCGGTAGCGGCAGACCCCATGTTTCCGTTTCCTTCAGGTCCCGGAGACCAGCTTCCGCCACAACCCGGCCACCCGTTCGCGTCCGACCCAATCTGGGGCCCAGCCGGCGAGGCCACGGCCGTCATCAGGAGGCTCGCCTACATCAGGCCCGAGATGTTCTCCCGCGCAGACTTTCACGTGATGAGCTACGGTGCGCGCACGCTGCCCGCCTCCGCGCTGATTTCGTCGACCGCGTGGCCGGGCGGCAAGATTCCCTGGGTGACCGGCGGCACGGAGCAGACGGCGCATCCGACCAGCGACCTGCAAAGCCCCGGCTCGGACGTGATGGTGCCGTGCGACTACACGGGCACGCAGCACGACTCGTGCGCCGCGTTCAATGCCGCGATCATGGACGCGAATCGTGCCGGCGGCGGCCGCGTGGTGGTGCCGGCCGGCAACTGGTATTGCGGCGGTCCGATCGTGCTCCTGAGCCACGTGAACTTCCATCTGGAGTCGGGCTGCACGATCTATTTCAGCCCTAACCCGGCGGATTACGCGAAGAGCGGTCCGTACAGGACGGCGAACGGCAATCTGTACCACACGCGCTGGCAGGCGAACGACTGTCTGAATTTCGGCTCGCCGATCTATGCGTTCCGCCAGACCAACATTGCACTGACCGCCGACGACAACACCTGCGTGCTGAACGGTCAGGCGATGACGCCGATACAACTGAGCAATCAGCCGCCGACCTCGTGCTGGTGGACCTACAAGGGCAGCAGCAACACGTATGGCTGTGCGGGTTCGTCGACGCCATCGCAGGCTTATGCGAATCCGAACAACGTCCCACTGACGAGCCTCCCCGCTTCCCAGATCAAGAACCCGCAGGCAAACGTCTCCTTTACCAATCAGTACGGTGTGACGGGTTCGCTGATGGACCTGCTCACAGGCACGGGCTGGAACCAGGACCAGAACTATCTGCCCGCGCTGTCCGAGCTGCGCGTGCCGTTCGAGGACCGCATCTTCGGCAACGGACACTTTCTGCGTCCATGCATGATCGAGTTCATCGGGTGCACGAACGTGCTCCTGCAGAACTACCACACGCAGAACACGCCGTTCTGGCAGCACCATCCAACCGATTGCATGAACGTCGTGATCGACGGCGTGTTTGCCGACAGCGTTGGCCCGAACAACGACGGCTTCGATCCGGACGCGTGCAACTACGTGCTCGTACAGAACGTTCAGTTCAACACCGGCGACGACTGCATTGCAATGAAGTCCGGCAAGTACCTCGACACCGAGTACGGTCCGATGCAGAACATCGTCGTGCAGAATTGTACGATGCAGAGTGGCCACGGCGGCCTGACGATCGGCAGCGAATTGAGCGCGGGCGTGCAGAACGTCTACGCTCGCAATCTGACGATGCAAAACGAGAACTGGGCGAGCAATCCGCTAAATATCGCACTGCGGTTCAAGACCAACATGAACCGCGGCGGGTACATCAAAAACGTGTGGATCAATGGCGTGACGCTGCCCAACGGTGTGAACCTCGCCGGCAAATATGGCGGCGGCGCGCTCGGCGCCGCCATCAGCAAGATCACCGGTACCGGAACGACCGGTCTTGCGACGAACCCGTCCACGGGTCAAGGCGGCCTGATTACGTTCGACTGCGATTACAGCCCGTCCGGCGATGCGGTACGCTGGACTCCGTCGGTGATCAGCAACATCAACATCTCGAACGTGAACGCGAGCGATGTGTCGGGGGCGGTATCGTACTCAATGCCTTCGGGCTTCGTCGCCGGGTCGAACTCGTGCTTCCAGGCGATCGTCATGCAGGGCCCCGAGGCGGTCGACTACAACGGTCCGCTGCCGGTGCCGACCGTAAGTCCGATCAGCGGCGTCACGATCTCGAACTGCAACCTCGGCTCGCCGGTGTGCACCGGCGCAGCCCCGACGACGCCTTCGACGTCTGCGTCGGCGGCACCGGGTCCGATCTTCGTGAGCAATGTCAGCGGTATTACGCTGAATAATGTGGTGATCACGGGCACCACGTACAACACGACGCTGAGCGCGTCGGCGACTTGA
- a CDS encoding DUF2182 domain-containing protein, translated as MSDVRATGQRTPRGAFLRHAVFQRAGFTFYGICALLFAASATVTLMWCASMSAMGGMPMPGGWTMSMAWLPMCGQTWSGVAASFLGMWLVMMVAMMLPSLAPALWRYREALAGAGQMQPDRLTLLAGVGYFFVWALLGLAAFAVGAALSALEMRLSVLARAVPVVAGMVVLGAGALQFTSWKVRHLDCCREAPGYGDCELPTDAGAAWRYGLRLGLHCSYCCAGLTSILLVAGVMNVWVMAGVTAAITIERLAPFSEDVARVIGVVIVSVGLALVGRAVGLG; from the coding sequence ATGAGCGACGTTCGCGCAACCGGTCAGCGGACACCGCGTGGGGCGTTCTTGCGCCACGCGGTTTTCCAACGCGCCGGCTTCACTTTTTACGGCATCTGCGCGCTGCTGTTTGCAGCAAGCGCGACGGTGACGCTCATGTGGTGCGCGTCGATGTCGGCGATGGGCGGGATGCCGATGCCAGGCGGCTGGACGATGTCGATGGCGTGGCTGCCGATGTGCGGACAGACATGGTCCGGTGTCGCGGCATCGTTCCTCGGCATGTGGCTCGTGATGATGGTCGCGATGATGCTGCCATCGCTCGCGCCCGCGTTGTGGCGCTATCGTGAGGCGTTGGCCGGGGCAGGTCAGATGCAGCCTGACCGGCTCACCCTACTGGCGGGCGTGGGGTATTTCTTTGTCTGGGCCTTGTTGGGGCTGGCTGCTTTTGCGGTGGGCGCCGCGCTGTCGGCGCTGGAGATGCGGCTATCGGTGTTGGCGCGCGCCGTTCCGGTCGTGGCCGGTATGGTCGTGCTCGGAGCGGGGGCGCTTCAGTTCACTAGCTGGAAGGTCCGCCACCTTGACTGCTGCCGGGAAGCTCCGGGGTACGGTGACTGCGAACTGCCAACGGATGCCGGCGCAGCGTGGCGATACGGCCTGCGCCTTGGGCTTCATTGCAGCTACTGCTGCGCTGGCCTGACGTCGATCCTGCTCGTTGCCGGGGTCATGAATGTTTGGGTGATGGCTGGAGTAACAGCGGCTATCACCATAGAGCGTCTCGCGCCATTCAGCGAAGATGTCGCGCGCGTGATCGGCGTTGTGATTGTCAGCGTGGGCCTGGCTCTGGTCGGGCGAGCCGTAGGGTTGGGATGA
- a CDS encoding DUF899 domain-containing protein has translation MTTTHATGTREEWLAARLKLLAAEKEFTRRGDELVQQRQALPWVRIDKAYRFDTEQGSVSLAELFSGRSQLLVYHFMFGPDYKAGCPSCSSIADGFDGIAVHLANHDVTLTAVSRAPLEKLLAYRRRMGWTFPWASSAGSDFNFDFNISFTEAQQRDGEVEYNYLRGRHAMDATPAPEPVVQFAANCGTDAQTYARDRPGMSAFILEDGVVYHTYSTYARGVDGIWGMYQWLDRAPKGRNETGVWWKRHDEYARG, from the coding sequence CGCGGCTCAAATTGCTCGCAGCGGAGAAGGAGTTCACGCGCCGCGGCGACGAACTGGTGCAGCAACGCCAGGCCCTGCCGTGGGTGCGGATCGACAAGGCGTACCGGTTCGATACCGAGCAAGGCAGCGTATCGCTGGCGGAGCTTTTCAGTGGACGCTCGCAGCTTCTCGTTTATCACTTCATGTTCGGGCCGGACTATAAGGCCGGGTGCCCGTCGTGTTCATCGATTGCGGATGGGTTCGACGGCATCGCCGTTCACCTCGCGAACCATGACGTCACGCTCACCGCTGTGTCGCGGGCGCCGCTGGAGAAGCTGCTGGCCTACCGGCGGCGCATGGGATGGACGTTTCCGTGGGCGTCCTCGGCCGGGAGCGATTTCAACTTCGACTTCAATATTTCGTTCACCGAGGCGCAACAGCGTGATGGCGAAGTCGAATACAACTACCTGCGTGGCCGGCATGCGATGGATGCGACACCGGCACCCGAGCCCGTTGTCCAGTTTGCAGCTAACTGCGGAACCGACGCGCAAACGTACGCGCGCGACCGGCCTGGAATGAGCGCTTTCATACTCGAGGATGGCGTCGTGTATCACACGTATTCCACCTATGCGCGCGGCGTGGACGGCATCTGGGGCATGTACCAGTGGCTCGACCGTGCGCCGAAGGGACGCAACGAGACGGGCGTCTGGTGGAAGCGCCACGATGAGTACGCCAGGGGTTGA